In Ferrigenium kumadai, the DNA window CCATCAAGTCGTGGATGGCTTCAAAGACGGCCTTGAAGCGTACGTCGTATTTCTTTTCCAGTGCATTGAGCTTGCGCGCGAGTTCGGCATTGCTGGTCAGCATCTGCCGCAGGCGCACGAAGGCGCGCATGATTTCGATGTTGACGTGGATCGCGCGCTCGCTGCGCAGGACGCTGGAGAGCATGGCGACGCCTTGTTCGGTGAAGGCGTAGGGTGCGTAACGGCGGCCGCCACGTCCGACGGGATTTTCGTTTGAGGTCACAAATTGTGACCTCAAAGTTTTCCATTCCGCCGCATCCAGTTGGAACATGAAATCATCGGGGAATCGTTCGAGGTTGCGCTTGACCGCTTGCAGCAACACTTTGGTTTCCACGCCGTAGAGTATCGCCAGGTCTTCGTCCAGCATGACCCTTTGCCCACGGGTGACGAATATCTTCGACTCGATGGATTCGAGCAAGATCGGCGGAGTCTTGTCTGCGGTCATGATTGCTTTGCGGGTTCTGATCCGTATGCAGCTTATTGTTGGTGGTGCGCAACTCTATTGGAGCTTCCGGCCAAAAACAATATGCCGAAATATATAGGCAATTGAATAAGTCCATTCGCCCAGAGCCTGTCGAAGGGCAAGCATTTCAACCTGTCAATTTGCTTGATGCATCCGTCATGGTTCGACATAACCAGCGACTTGCTCGCTTGCGAGCTTAGTCGAATGGCTAGTAGTTTCATCAAGCTCACCACGAACGGAGGACTTGTTCAGTCTGGCACAACCCGTTACGCCGCAGGCGATTCGCTATCGAAGATTCGTTCGCATTCGGCCATGATCGATTGTCCAATCTCGGATTCATGGCGGGG includes these proteins:
- a CDS encoding ORF6N domain-containing protein, which produces MTADKTPPILLESIESKIFVTRGQRVMLDEDLAILYGVETKVLLQAVKRNLERFPDDFMFQLDAAEWKTLRSQFVTSNENPVGRGGRRYAPYAFTEQGVAMLSSVLRSERAIHVNIEIMRAFVRLRQMLTSNAELARKLNALEKKYDVRFKAVFEAIHDLMAPPESKKKRPIGFAPWEKK